The proteins below are encoded in one region of Telopea speciosissima isolate NSW1024214 ecotype Mountain lineage chromosome 10, Tspe_v1, whole genome shotgun sequence:
- the LOC122643524 gene encoding uncharacterized protein LOC122643524 — MTASINSILLTFINDYKLKGPNYNDWHRSIMLLLTAERLSAILDDVVPQKPTDDEYDANETYEYFHSCASKVMLYILGSVDKSIADSVKGITSTKGIMDKLNELFSQIDVHEHHELVDLIHNTKMKEETPVIDHVIKMRNLFDKLKILDTSITLKYKRKVIFNSLSPQHIALSSMTST, encoded by the coding sequence ATGACGGCCTCCATTAACTCTATCCTCCTGACCTTTATCAACGACTACAAACTGAAAGGACCCAATTATAATGACTGGCATCGGAGTATTATGTTACTCTTGACTGCAGAACGTCTGTCTGCAATTCTTGATGATGTGGTCCCTCAGAAACCCACTGATGATGAGTATGATGCGAATGAAACCTACGAATACTTTCATTCATGTGCTTCAAAGGTTATGTTATACATCCTTGGATCGGTTGATAAATCGATCGCTGACTCTGTGAAAGGCATAACCTCTACCAAGGGTATAATGGATAAACTCAATGAACTTTTTAGTCAGATTGATGTGCATGAGCACCATGAGCTTGTTGATCTCATCCATAATACCAAGATGAAAGAGGAAACTCCAGTCATCGATCATGTCATAAAGATGAGAAATTTGTTCGACAAACTGAAAATCCTGGATACTTCCATCACTCTTAAGTATAAAAGAAAAGTGATCTTCAACTCTCTCTCCCCTCAGCATATAGCCCTTTCGTCTATGACTTCAACATGA
- the LOC122643525 gene encoding splicing factor 3B subunit 1-like, whose translation MALDPKNYRQLVDTTVEIANKFGAADIIGRLFEDLKYESEPYRQMVMETIGKVLTNLGVSDINDRLEEELMDGSLYALQEQTSDEDNVMLNGFEEPDIAMVPDIHAAPDEIPQIQGEAVVAPLRRSIRERKSAIPSIYEVYLGEHNSDIGCVVDAITYSGVVSSPQLDL comes from the exons ATGGCACTAGATCCCAAAAACTATAGGCAACTGGTAGATACAACTGTGGAGATTGCAAACAAATTTGGTGCTGCTGATATAATAGGAAGATTATTTGAGGATCTTAAATATGAGAGTGAACCATATAGGCAGATGGTGATGGAGACAATTGGGAAAGTCCTTACGAACTTGGGTGTTTCTGATATTAATGATCGTTTGGAAGAGGAACTTATGGATGGAAGCTTATATGCTTTACAAGAGCAGACCAGTGATGAAGATAACGTTATGCTCAATGGGTTTGAG gagcctgatattgcTATGGTCCCTGACATTCATgcagcacctgatgagattcctcagattcagggTGAGGCAGTGGTGGCACCATTACGGAGATCCATTAGGGAGAGAAAGTCAGCtataccatctatctatgaggtctatctagGAGAACATAACTctgacattggttgtgtggttgatgCAATTACTTATTCGGGCGTTGTCTCTAGTCCTCAATTAGATTTGTAG